From the genome of Streptomyces sp. V1I1, one region includes:
- a CDS encoding M1 family metallopeptidase produces MLLTSRRLRAALLATASATLVAAALPPPAPLGIGDSLFPHLGNPGYDVLAYDIAFTYRGSNTQPLDAVTRIDARAAQRLERINLDFSHGTVRTVEVNGRPAEFTTAGEDLVVEPAAVVEQDSRMRITVTHTSDPTGPAGEGGWVRTADGLAMANQADAAHRVFPCNDHPADKAYFTFRITAPKELTAVANGVRKVKVWTGTNTTWAYQTKHPMATELAQVSIGRSAVLQREGPGGLVVRDVVPAADREKLEPWLKKTPGHLEWMEKRVGRYPFETYGLLIADAVTGFELETQTLSLFERSLFTDGEYPEWYVDSVMVHELAHQWFGNSVSPRTWSDLWLNEGHATWYEATYAEEMAHKPLETRMREAYLLSDQWRADAGPPAAPKPPTPGQKISLFRPVVYDGSALVLYALRQTIGKDAFAELERAWVREHRDGTATTADFTALASRIAGRDLSAFFAEWLYADRTPLMPGHPDWRSAAPPARQAR; encoded by the coding sequence ATGCTGCTCACCTCTCGGCGCCTGCGTGCCGCCCTGCTGGCCACCGCCTCGGCTACCCTCGTCGCCGCAGCCCTGCCGCCGCCCGCACCGCTCGGCATCGGCGACTCCCTCTTCCCGCACCTGGGCAATCCCGGCTACGACGTCCTCGCGTACGACATCGCCTTCACCTATCGCGGCAGCAACACCCAGCCACTGGACGCCGTCACCAGGATCGACGCCAGGGCGGCCCAGCGGCTGGAGCGCATCAACCTCGACTTCTCGCACGGCACTGTCCGTACGGTCGAGGTGAACGGCCGTCCCGCCGAGTTCACGACCGCCGGAGAGGATCTGGTCGTGGAGCCGGCCGCCGTCGTCGAGCAGGACTCGCGGATGCGGATCACGGTCACCCACACCAGCGACCCGACCGGCCCGGCGGGCGAGGGTGGCTGGGTGCGCACCGCCGACGGGCTGGCGATGGCGAACCAGGCCGACGCCGCACACCGGGTTTTCCCGTGCAACGACCATCCTGCCGACAAGGCGTACTTCACCTTCCGTATCACCGCTCCCAAGGAGCTCACGGCGGTGGCCAACGGCGTACGGAAGGTGAAGGTCTGGACGGGTACCAACACGACATGGGCGTACCAGACAAAGCACCCCATGGCCACCGAGCTCGCGCAGGTGTCGATCGGCCGCTCGGCCGTCCTCCAGCGCGAGGGGCCGGGCGGACTGGTCGTACGCGATGTGGTGCCGGCCGCGGACCGGGAGAAACTGGAGCCCTGGCTGAAGAAGACACCCGGGCACCTGGAGTGGATGGAGAAGAGGGTCGGACGCTACCCCTTCGAGACGTATGGACTGCTGATCGCCGACGCCGTCACGGGGTTTGAGCTGGAGACGCAGACGCTTTCGCTGTTCGAGCGCTCCCTCTTCACCGACGGCGAATATCCCGAGTGGTACGTCGACTCGGTGATGGTGCACGAGCTGGCCCACCAGTGGTTCGGCAACAGCGTCTCGCCCCGCACCTGGTCCGATCTGTGGCTGAATGAAGGGCATGCCACCTGGTACGAGGCGACGTACGCGGAGGAGATGGCCCACAAGCCGCTGGAGACGCGGATGCGCGAGGCGTACTTGCTGTCCGACCAGTGGCGGGCGGACGCCGGGCCGCCCGCGGCGCCCAAGCCGCCGACGCCGGGGCAGAAGATCAGCCTCTTCCGGCCCGTGGTGTACGACGGCAGTGCGCTGGTCCTGTACGCACTGCGGCAGACCATCGGAAAGGACGCCTTCGCGGAGCTTGAGCGGGCCTGGGTGAGGGAGCACCGGGACGGGACGGCGACGACCGCCGACTTCACCGCTCTGGCCTC
- a CDS encoding bifunctional (p)ppGpp synthetase/guanosine-3',5'-bis(diphosphate) 3'-pyrophosphohydrolase gives MSAEAANPGAHSRRRGRPRIDLRRLGRAALLGPAARDRLPDAIGHVAEAHRAHHPEADLAILHKAYVLAESSHRGQFRKSGEPYITHPLAVTLILAELGAETTTLTASLLHDTVEDTEVTLDQVRTEFGAEVCYLVDGVTKLEKVDYGAAAEPETFRKMLVATGNDVRVMSIKLADRLHNMRTLGVMRPEKQARIARVTRDVLIPLAERLGVQALKTELEDLVFAILHPEEYERTRALIADNATAWDALDAIAEKFRAVLRDADIAAEVLIRPRHFVSVHRARLKRGELRGTDFGRLLVLVGEDADCYGVLGELHTCFTPVISEFKDFIAAPKFNLYQSLHTAVAGPDGAVAEVLIRTHQMHKVAEAGVIALGNPYVPPEGAAGTEPADGERADPTRPGWLSRLLDWQQSTPDPDTFWTSLRADLAQDREITVFRADGGALGLPAGASCVDAAYGQYGEEAHACIGARVNGRLATLSTVLSDGDTVHLLLAQDVQDAASGPSPDWLDHARTPAARIAISTWLAAHPEGTNVAAAAPRRPAPVTADRRAAPNAVVDLPDATVRLAGCCTPVPPDAVTGFAVRGGTVTVHREECPAVARMKSLDREPIPVRWGDAAECRVTLIAESFGRPRLLADLTEAIAIEGAAIVSATVEPPSEQRVRHTYTLQLPDAAGLPALMRAMRDVPGVYDVSRAQHPAATA, from the coding sequence ATGAGTGCAGAGGCCGCCAACCCTGGTGCCCACAGTCGCAGGCGTGGGCGTCCCAGGATCGACCTCCGCAGGCTGGGCCGTGCCGCGCTCCTGGGGCCCGCAGCCCGCGACCGGCTGCCCGACGCGATCGGGCACGTGGCCGAAGCGCACCGGGCACACCACCCGGAGGCAGACCTCGCCATCCTGCACAAGGCGTATGTCCTGGCCGAGTCCTCCCACCGCGGACAGTTCCGCAAGAGCGGCGAGCCCTACATCACGCATCCGCTCGCCGTGACGCTCATCCTCGCCGAACTGGGCGCGGAGACAACGACCTTGACCGCGTCCCTCCTTCACGACACCGTCGAGGACACCGAGGTGACGCTCGATCAGGTACGGACGGAGTTCGGCGCCGAGGTCTGCTATCTGGTCGACGGTGTCACCAAGCTGGAGAAGGTCGACTACGGCGCGGCAGCCGAGCCCGAAACCTTCCGCAAGATGCTCGTCGCCACCGGCAATGACGTCCGCGTGATGTCGATCAAACTCGCCGACCGGCTGCACAACATGCGCACCCTCGGCGTGATGCGCCCCGAGAAGCAGGCCCGCATCGCCAGAGTCACCCGCGACGTCCTCATCCCCCTCGCCGAACGGCTCGGTGTCCAGGCGCTCAAGACCGAGCTGGAGGACCTCGTCTTCGCGATCCTCCACCCCGAGGAGTACGAACGCACGCGCGCCCTCATCGCGGACAACGCAACCGCCTGGGACGCCCTCGACGCCATCGCCGAGAAGTTCAGGGCGGTGCTGCGGGACGCCGACATCGCCGCCGAAGTCCTCATCAGGCCGCGCCACTTCGTCTCCGTGCACCGCGCGCGACTCAAGCGCGGCGAGCTGCGCGGCACGGACTTCGGACGGCTGCTCGTGCTGGTCGGCGAGGACGCCGACTGCTATGGCGTGCTGGGCGAACTGCACACCTGCTTCACCCCGGTGATCTCGGAGTTCAAGGACTTCATCGCCGCCCCCAAGTTCAACCTGTACCAGTCGCTGCACACCGCCGTCGCTGGGCCGGACGGCGCGGTCGCCGAAGTCCTCATCCGTACGCACCAGATGCACAAGGTCGCCGAGGCCGGAGTGATCGCCCTCGGCAATCCGTATGTGCCCCCGGAAGGTGCCGCAGGGACCGAGCCGGCCGACGGCGAGCGCGCCGACCCCACCAGGCCCGGCTGGCTCTCCCGCCTCCTGGACTGGCAGCAGTCCACCCCCGACCCCGATACCTTCTGGACCTCCCTGCGCGCGGATCTGGCGCAGGACCGAGAGATCACCGTCTTCCGCGCCGACGGCGGCGCGCTCGGTCTGCCGGCCGGTGCGAGCTGTGTGGACGCCGCCTATGGGCAGTACGGCGAGGAGGCGCACGCCTGCATCGGCGCGCGCGTCAACGGCCGTCTGGCGACGCTCAGTACGGTGCTGAGCGACGGCGACACCGTGCATCTCCTGCTCGCGCAGGATGTCCAGGACGCCGCTTCCGGCCCGTCGCCCGACTGGCTCGACCATGCCCGCACACCCGCCGCCCGCATCGCCATCAGCACCTGGCTCGCAGCGCATCCGGAGGGCACGAACGTCGCGGCGGCCGCCCCCCGCAGACCCGCGCCGGTCACTGCCGACCGGCGCGCCGCCCCGAACGCCGTCGTCGATCTGCCGGACGCGACGGTACGCCTCGCGGGCTGCTGTACGCCGGTGCCGCCCGACGCCGTCACCGGCTTCGCGGTACGCGGCGGCACCGTGACGGTCCACCGGGAGGAGTGCCCCGCCGTGGCCCGTATGAAGTCCCTCGACCGCGAGCCCATCCCGGTGCGTTGGGGCGACGCCGCAGAGTGCCGCGTCACCCTCATCGCCGAGTCCTTCGGCCGGCCGCGGCTGCTCGCCGACCTCACCGAGGCCATCGCCATCGAGGGCGCGGCGATCGTTTCGGCGACCGTCGAGCCGCCGAGCGAGCAGCGCGTACGGCACACGTACACCCTTCAACTCCCGGACGCAGCAGGTCTTCCCGCGCTGATGCGCGCCATGCGCGATGTGCCGGGGGTGTACGACGTGAGCCGCGCCCAGCATCCGGCGGCCACCGCCTGA
- the dapF gene encoding diaminopimelate epimerase — translation MDGVSTSQTSPIAFLKGHGTENDFVIVPDPDNTVDLPAPVVAKLCDRRAGIGGDGLLHVVRSAEHPEARAMAHEAEWFMDYRNADGSIAEMCGNGVRVFARYLQRAGLVEAGDLAVATRGGVKKVHLAKDGDVTVSMGRALLPEGSVTVTVDGRSWPALNVNMGNPHAVAFVEDLDHAGNLFSVPPFTPASVYPDGVNVEFVVDRGERHVAMRVHERGSGETRSCGTGACAVAVAAARRDGTDPSETGAPVTYTVDLPGGRLVITERPDGEIEMTGPAVIVAEGHIDPALLA, via the coding sequence ATAGACGGCGTGAGCACCTCGCAGACCTCGCCGATCGCCTTCCTCAAGGGCCACGGGACCGAGAACGACTTCGTGATCGTCCCCGACCCGGACAACACCGTCGACCTGCCCGCCCCCGTCGTCGCCAAGCTCTGCGACCGCCGGGCCGGCATCGGCGGCGACGGTCTGCTGCATGTCGTACGGTCCGCCGAGCACCCCGAGGCGCGCGCCATGGCCCACGAGGCCGAGTGGTTCATGGACTACCGCAACGCAGACGGATCGATCGCCGAGATGTGCGGCAATGGCGTACGCGTCTTCGCCCGCTACCTTCAGCGCGCGGGCCTTGTCGAGGCGGGCGACCTCGCGGTGGCCACCCGCGGCGGCGTCAAGAAGGTGCACCTCGCCAAGGACGGTGACGTCACGGTCTCCATGGGCCGCGCGCTGCTCCCCGAGGGGAGCGTCACGGTCACCGTCGACGGTCGCAGCTGGCCCGCTCTGAACGTGAACATGGGCAATCCCCATGCGGTCGCCTTCGTCGAGGACCTGGACCACGCCGGGAACCTGTTCTCCGTGCCCCCCTTCACCCCGGCGTCCGTCTACCCGGACGGGGTGAACGTCGAGTTCGTCGTCGACCGCGGCGAGCGCCATGTCGCCATGCGCGTGCACGAGCGCGGCTCCGGCGAGACCCGCTCGTGCGGCACGGGCGCGTGCGCCGTGGCTGTGGCGGCGGCCCGCAGGGACGGTACGGACCCTTCGGAAACCGGCGCCCCCGTCACGTACACCGTGGATCTGCCCGGCGGGCGTCTGGTGATCACGGAGCGGCCGGACGGCGAGATCGAGATGACCGGCCCCGCCGTGATCGTCGCCGAGGGACACATCGACCCCGCCCTCTTGGCCTAG
- the miaA gene encoding tRNA (adenosine(37)-N6)-dimethylallyltransferase MiaA, translating into MRSAAPAPRVIAVVGPTAAGKSDLGVFLARRLGGEVVNADSMQLYRGMDIGTAKLTTDERGGIPHQLLDIWDVTETASVAEYQKLARAEIDRLLAEGRTPVLVGGSGLYVRGAIDALEFPGTDPAIRARLEEEVTARGSGALHARLAAADPEAGKAILPSNGRRIVRALEVIEITGKPFTANLPGHDAVYDTVQIGVDVARPELDERIAMRVDRMWEAGLVDEVRALEAQGLREGRTASRALGYQQVLTALAGECTEQEARDETVRATKRFARRQDSWFRRDPRVHWLSGAAEHRRELPHQALALVERAVTA; encoded by the coding sequence GTGAGAAGCGCAGCTCCCGCCCCGCGGGTCATCGCAGTTGTCGGTCCCACCGCGGCCGGAAAGTCCGATCTAGGCGTTTTCCTCGCCCGGCGGTTGGGCGGCGAGGTCGTCAACGCCGACTCCATGCAGCTCTACCGAGGGATGGATATTGGCACCGCAAAGCTGACGACCGACGAGCGTGGCGGGATCCCGCACCAGCTCCTCGACATCTGGGACGTCACCGAGACCGCGAGCGTCGCCGAATACCAGAAGCTGGCCAGAGCGGAGATCGACCGCCTTCTCGCCGAAGGCCGTACGCCCGTCCTCGTCGGCGGCTCCGGGCTGTACGTACGCGGTGCCATCGACGCCCTCGAGTTCCCCGGCACCGACCCCGCGATCCGAGCCCGGCTCGAGGAGGAGGTGACGGCGCGCGGCTCCGGTGCCCTGCACGCCCGCCTCGCCGCCGCCGACCCCGAGGCAGGCAAGGCGATCCTGCCCAGCAACGGCCGCCGCATCGTCCGTGCCCTCGAAGTCATCGAGATCACCGGCAAGCCCTTCACCGCCAACCTTCCCGGCCATGATGCCGTCTACGACACGGTCCAGATCGGCGTCGACGTCGCCCGCCCCGAGCTCGACGAACGCATCGCGATGCGCGTGGACCGGATGTGGGAAGCGGGCCTTGTCGACGAAGTGCGCGCACTGGAGGCGCAGGGCCTGCGCGAGGGGCGCACGGCATCGCGTGCACTCGGCTACCAGCAGGTGCTCACGGCGCTCGCGGGGGAGTGCACCGAACAGGAGGCGCGCGATGAGACCGTGCGCGCCACCAAGCGCTTCGCGCGCCGCCAGGACTCATGGTTCCGCCGGGACCCGCGCGTGCACTGGCTGAGCGGCGCGGCCGAGCACCGGAGGGAACTTCCGCACCAGGCGCTGGCGTTGGTCGAACGAGCGGTTACAGCCTGA
- a CDS encoding antitoxin: MGFMDTLKAKLAPAKDKVSDLAQQHGGKIEHGLEKAAKTVDAKTKGKYSNKIESGTGKAKEALDRIAHKDDGTTPPAS; encoded by the coding sequence ATGGGCTTCATGGACACGTTGAAGGCCAAGCTCGCCCCGGCCAAGGACAAGGTCTCTGACCTCGCGCAGCAGCACGGGGGCAAGATCGAGCACGGTCTGGAAAAGGCCGCGAAGACGGTCGACGCAAAGACCAAGGGCAAGTACAGCAATAAGATCGAGTCTGGCACCGGCAAGGCCAAGGAGGCCCTGGACCGCATTGCCCACAAGGACGACGGCACTACGCCGCCGGCTTCCTGA
- a CDS encoding class III extradiol dioxygenase subunit B-like domain-containing protein, which produces MLVAAAVCPCPPLLVPDVAAGAAPELDAARSACADALGVLAASRPDLLFVVGPAEQEGRSPYLAGATGSFHGFGVDVDVRLGVGADQERLLPPSLAVAAWLLGRAQWADAPVEGLGVGDHLAGDRCLAAGRELGARAERVALLVMGDGSACRTLKAPGYLDERAAGFDREAARALGAADVDALKALDESLAFELKAAGRAPWQVLAGAAEGADLAGQLLYEDAPYGVGYLVAAWS; this is translated from the coding sequence ATGCTTGTCGCCGCCGCCGTGTGCCCCTGCCCGCCGCTGCTCGTGCCCGACGTCGCCGCGGGAGCCGCGCCCGAACTCGACGCGGCGCGGAGCGCGTGCGCCGACGCCCTGGGGGTGCTCGCCGCTTCCCGGCCCGACTTGCTGTTCGTGGTCGGCCCCGCCGAGCAGGAGGGCCGCAGCCCGTACCTCGCGGGCGCGACCGGGTCCTTCCACGGCTTCGGTGTGGACGTCGACGTACGGCTCGGAGTGGGCGCGGACCAGGAGCGTCTGCTGCCGCCGTCCCTGGCAGTCGCCGCCTGGCTGCTCGGCCGCGCGCAGTGGGCGGATGCCCCGGTGGAGGGTCTCGGTGTCGGCGATCACCTCGCCGGTGACCGCTGCCTTGCCGCCGGGCGGGAACTGGGCGCCCGGGCGGAACGCGTCGCGCTGCTGGTGATGGGCGACGGCAGTGCGTGCCGCACGCTGAAAGCCCCCGGCTATCTGGACGAGCGGGCGGCCGGCTTCGACCGGGAGGCCGCCCGGGCACTGGGTGCGGCCGATGTCGATGCGCTCAAGGCGCTGGACGAGTCACTGGCGTTCGAACTCAAGGCGGCGGGCCGGGCTCCCTGGCAGGTGCTCGCGGGAGCCGCCGAGGGGGCGGACCTGGCCGGGCAACTGCTCTACGAGGACGCCCCGTACGGCGTCGGCTACCTCGTCGCCGCCTGGTCGTAG
- the miaB gene encoding tRNA (N6-isopentenyl adenosine(37)-C2)-methylthiotransferase MiaB: MDGLKTYEVRTYGCQMNVHDSERLSGLLEDAGYVRAPEGADGDADVVVFNTCAVRENADNKLYGNLGRLAPMKTKRPGMQIAVGGCLAQKDRETIVSKAPWVDVVFGTHNIGKLPVLLERARIQEEAQVEIAESLEAFPSTLPTRRESAYAAWVSISVGCNNTCTFCIVPALRGKEKDRRPGDILAEVEALVAEGVSEITLLGQNVNAYGSDIGDREAFSKLLRACGNIEGLERVRFTSPHPRDFTDDVIAAMAETPNVMPQLHMPLQSGSDPILKAMRRSYRQERFLGIIEKVRAVIPHAAISTDIIVGFPGETEEDFEQTMHAVREARFANAFTFQYSKRPGTPAAEMDGQIPKEVVQERYMRLVALQEEISWEENKQQVGRTLEVMVAEGEGRKDGATHRLSGRAPDNRLVHFTKPDEDVRPGDVVTVEITYAAPHHLLAEGTAKSVRRTRAGDAWEKRNAAEAAKPAGVMLGLPRIGVPDPLPVAAAPGCGCD; encoded by the coding sequence GTGGACGGTTTGAAAACGTACGAGGTGCGCACCTACGGGTGCCAGATGAACGTTCACGACTCCGAGCGGCTGTCGGGCCTGCTGGAGGACGCCGGCTATGTCCGCGCGCCCGAAGGCGCCGACGGTGACGCCGACGTCGTCGTCTTCAACACCTGCGCGGTCCGGGAGAACGCCGACAACAAGCTGTACGGCAATCTCGGCCGGCTCGCGCCGATGAAGACCAAGCGGCCCGGAATGCAGATTGCCGTCGGCGGCTGCCTGGCCCAGAAGGACCGCGAGACCATCGTTTCGAAGGCGCCGTGGGTCGACGTCGTCTTCGGCACGCACAACATCGGCAAGCTGCCGGTGCTGCTGGAGCGCGCCCGTATCCAGGAAGAGGCGCAGGTCGAGATCGCGGAGTCGCTCGAGGCCTTCCCCTCGACGCTGCCGACCCGCCGTGAGTCCGCGTACGCCGCGTGGGTCTCCATCTCGGTCGGCTGCAACAACACCTGCACCTTCTGCATCGTCCCGGCGCTGCGCGGCAAGGAGAAGGACCGCCGGCCCGGCGACATCCTGGCCGAGGTCGAGGCACTCGTCGCCGAGGGCGTCTCCGAGATCACGCTGCTCGGCCAGAACGTCAACGCGTACGGCTCCGACATCGGCGACCGCGAGGCATTCAGCAAGCTGCTGCGCGCCTGCGGAAACATCGAGGGCCTGGAGCGGGTCCGCTTCACCTCGCCGCACCCGCGGGACTTCACGGACGACGTGATCGCCGCGATGGCCGAGACGCCGAACGTCATGCCGCAGCTGCACATGCCGCTCCAGTCCGGCTCGGACCCGATCCTGAAGGCGATGCGCCGCTCGTACCGGCAGGAGCGCTTCCTCGGGATCATCGAGAAGGTGCGCGCAGTGATTCCGCACGCCGCCATCTCCACCGACATCATCGTGGGCTTCCCCGGCGAGACCGAGGAGGATTTCGAGCAAACCATGCATGCCGTGCGCGAGGCCCGCTTCGCGAACGCGTTCACCTTCCAGTACTCCAAGCGCCCCGGCACCCCGGCGGCGGAGATGGACGGCCAGATCCCCAAGGAGGTCGTCCAGGAGCGCTATATGCGCCTCGTCGCCCTCCAGGAGGAGATCTCCTGGGAGGAGAACAAGCAGCAGGTCGGCCGGACCCTGGAGGTCATGGTCGCCGAGGGCGAGGGCCGCAAGGACGGCGCCACGCACCGGTTGTCGGGGCGCGCCCCGGACAACCGTCTCGTCCACTTCACGAAGCCGGACGAGGACGTGCGCCCGGGCGATGTGGTGACCGTCGAGATCACCTACGCCGCCCCGCACCACCTGCTGGCGGAGGGCACCGCGAAGTCCGTACGACGCACCCGCGCCGGCGACGCGTGGGAGAAGCGCAACGCCGCCGAGGCGGCGAAGCCGGCCGGAGTGATGCTGGGACTGCCCAGGATCGGTGTGCCTGATCCGCTGCCGGTGGCCGCGGCGCCCGGGTGCGGCTGCGACTGA
- a CDS encoding ATP/GTP-binding protein, with protein MVSVSSEPIMPTAVKILIAGGFGVGKTTMVGSVSEVPPLETEERITEASLGIDDLAGVEGKYSTTVAMDFGRITIAPELVLYLFGTPGQDRFWFMWDDLALGALGAVVLADTRRLDSSFASVDFFEERGIPFAVGVNCFDGRRECTSQQVRQALALEPTTPVILCDVRDRSSSKTVLLALLEVARAQASARLTPVPAADRAAWRPA; from the coding sequence ATGGTATCCGTCAGCTCTGAGCCGATCATGCCGACAGCAGTGAAGATCCTGATTGCGGGCGGCTTCGGCGTGGGCAAGACCACCATGGTGGGCTCAGTGAGCGAGGTGCCCCCGCTGGAGACAGAGGAGCGCATCACCGAGGCGAGCCTGGGGATCGACGATCTGGCAGGTGTGGAAGGCAAGTATTCGACCACCGTCGCCATGGACTTCGGCCGGATCACCATCGCCCCGGAGCTGGTGCTCTACCTGTTCGGAACCCCCGGCCAGGATCGCTTCTGGTTCATGTGGGACGACTTGGCTCTCGGCGCCCTGGGAGCCGTGGTACTCGCTGATACCCGACGTCTGGATTCCTCCTTCGCCTCAGTGGATTTCTTCGAGGAGCGTGGAATCCCCTTCGCCGTGGGCGTCAATTGCTTCGACGGCAGACGGGAATGCACGAGCCAGCAGGTGCGACAGGCACTGGCCCTCGAACCCACCACACCCGTCATCCTGTGTGACGTCCGCGATCGCAGCTCCAGTAAGACGGTGCTCCTTGCCCTGCTGGAAGTGGCGAGAGCGCAGGCATCCGCTCGCCTGACGCCTGTGCCGGCCGCTGATCGGGCGGCATGGAGGCCGGCGTAG
- a CDS encoding DUF742 domain-containing protein produces MPDPRWFDDEGAGRHVRPYAITGGRTRHSQHTFTLITLVVTRSLHEVNQEPLEPESAEILHFCRDRAVAVAEIAAHLDLPVSVVKVLCGDLLNDSMILVQAPPPEADKPSVELIERVMDGIRQL; encoded by the coding sequence ATGCCTGACCCGCGATGGTTCGACGATGAAGGGGCCGGACGCCACGTCCGGCCATACGCCATTACCGGCGGACGTACCCGTCACAGTCAGCACACTTTCACGCTGATCACGCTGGTTGTCACACGGTCCCTTCATGAGGTCAACCAGGAACCCCTGGAGCCGGAGTCAGCCGAAATCCTGCATTTCTGCCGGGATCGCGCGGTGGCAGTCGCTGAGATAGCTGCCCACCTGGATCTTCCGGTGAGCGTGGTGAAAGTTCTCTGTGGGGACTTACTGAACGACTCGATGATTTTGGTCCAGGCGCCGCCTCCGGAGGCGGACAAACCGAGCGTGGAACTCATCGAAAGGGTGATGGATGGTATCCGTCAGCTCTGA
- a CDS encoding roadblock/LC7 domain-containing protein, with product MTEQVHAAPQLDWLLDSLVDQIPEIRCAIVLSGDGLLIGKSKGLGRDDAEHLSAVGSGMHSLARGAARHFHGGEVQQTVIQMEKAFLFVTAAGRGARLAAIASEEVDVGMMAFEMGTLVKQVGKYLSAAPRVQASPHGYIQDA from the coding sequence ATGACTGAGCAGGTACACGCCGCTCCCCAGCTGGACTGGCTCCTGGACAGCCTCGTGGACCAGATTCCAGAGATTCGCTGCGCCATCGTGCTGTCCGGGGACGGCCTCCTTATCGGCAAATCGAAGGGCCTCGGCCGGGACGACGCCGAGCACCTGTCCGCGGTCGGATCGGGGATGCACAGCCTCGCCCGTGGCGCTGCGCGCCACTTCCACGGCGGAGAGGTCCAGCAGACGGTCATCCAGATGGAAAAAGCATTCCTCTTTGTCACCGCCGCCGGCAGGGGAGCGCGTCTTGCCGCGATCGCCTCCGAGGAAGTGGATGTCGGGATGATGGCCTTCGAGATGGGCACGCTCGTCAAACAGGTAGGCAAGTACCTCAGCGCCGCGCCCCGCGTGCAGGCCTCCCCCCACGGTTACATTCAGGATGCCTGA